The genomic window cattttgcccagccagttgaaagaataagggtcactcaaaaggttaattaacaaactacccgtttgggcatggaaatgaatttttaaccagtatttaatggactgaaaccaagcccgggcttctagactctgttggccaagttctgcgacaagtgtatgatttgccatacagtttgggactcctagcagatttctgaaaaagaaagattggatgttcactaatttattattaaatgtatccatccatattgggattccataaagaatctgaggaattattttggcattgtagattttaatggctgcttgaaagtttttgttgcctttttgatgataaaacttggctgaAAGGGATAACTTGCCTTTTGCAGAtttggcccaactgttattataagaaAAGTTTATGCCTGAATACTTGTAGtattctccagggaaacttatattgggtctttgcaaataccatgagcttcgtttttttcaaaatttatttttagttgattgtcactacagtaatctctgaatgaccggagatagcgtataagtccaactcgagttctagataactgtgtcatctgcgtacaaaagaagtggagtgggtcttttgccaagaatggggggggatgaccattaactttgtcaaaatagaagggtaagtcacttaagaaaaggttaaatagcTGAGGGGCAAGGttgcaaccttgtttcactcctatgtttatttggatttttgttgttaaatttccctcagcaaaatatttgacttggcagtggttgttatgatggagctgttttaatagaaatagtagacgctggtctatgtttaattttatccagagtttctctctggaaactgactcaaaggcagcttttaaatcaataaaggcaacaaataatgtgcccctcttaggtttgatgtatttctggttttaaaaagctacacagtacaatgatctaaggtagtgtatcccttcctaaaccctatttgctcaGGCCCTATGATGTCattgttggatgtccagtttataagtttagtggccagatattttgcaaagagcttacctgGAATGCTAGCCGCATTACTTTCGAGACCTGAGCTTTCATTGAGATGGAGGCatcgagaatcacacccaggGTCCTGGTccagtgagccactgatagcagTACTTGTCCAGTtagggaggtgtgcttcctcacttggacccttcttacatagccacaggacctccatctgaagggttgagcttcagaggactctgcctgagccacctCATCACGTGAGTTACTTTCGCTATATGGATTTGTTTAAATGGAAATCCTGAATGGAAACTTAATTATGAGTTGTAatgttaaatggttttaaatgaaTCCATTTAGCTGGTGGTGATGGTACAGGTGCAATGGATACAGGAAGATTCTGCCCATTCACCTGGAACCAATCAGATTTGAAATGCCGAATGGAATGTTAAGAGTGGGGGGAAATGAGGTTTTAACATCCAATGACCAACtagaaaggggagaaggcagggaatcTAATAGGGACATTAGGCTTGCTTGGTGGGGcagtacaaatataattaattaactaataTTGTTTAGATAGGTAGGGCTTTGGGGCTGTTACTGTTAAAACAGGGAAGTGTTAATGCTTATCTGGATATTGCTTCCAGGTTTAAGCTGTTTAGAAAACATTATTTGAAATGGCTAAGTGTAGGACACCTCCCAGCTATCATAACATGCCATGTATCATACTGGAGTGGAAAAACATTGTGccatatttaaaaatgaaattagctTATTGTGTTTGTTACCCTTCTCCCCATATCAGGCTCTATAGGATTGAAGGGGAAAGGATCCTGGTCAGTATCAGCTATACTCTGTTTAAAGGATTATGCAATCCCATGTAAAGGGAAATGAAAATAATAGAAGAGGAAGGTGTGGGTGGTCAGGTGGCCTAAGGACTTGTTTTTAGGATGGTTaaatacaaagaaaagaaaagatgaaaaGCTTGCTTCAGAGGTTGTAACAAGAAGATCTCAGGCAAGCCAGCAAGACAAAGATAAACTGGAACTGTCCTTTAGTTCAGAGTAGGAGCAGAAGATTAGGAGTCTTTGCTAGACACAGCAAGGACCTGGAGATCTTAAATTGGCAAAAGATTAGCCTTAATTGAAGGGTaatagaagaagatgatgatatcGCTTAGGTAAGGTTTTGATCTTGCCAATGCCTAGAGAGTTGTGTCTCCCTCCTACGCCTACCTGGAACATGGAAAACCTCAGGCTGCTCTGCTTGATTCATGCATCAGCATTGCCTGCTTTGGTTCTGGGAAAGACTGGGAGGACTGATAGATGGAAGAGAGACCTGGAAAGCTCCTGATCTGCCTTATCTCTATCAGTGGAATGGGAACTATCTGTAGTAGCCAGGACAAGGAAGTTCTTCCCTGGAATTCCTGTGATACAAGGGTCCTTTGACCATATAAGGCTCTGCTTCTCCTGAAGAATCTTCCTCTTCTTACCCTCATTAGAATAGCCATATTACAATGCTAAAGACACAGCAGAAGCAATGACAGGCGAAGTTCCCCTTTTCATGCACTTATAAAAATCAAAGATCTGTGTTTGTGTCAGAAACTGCCTAGCCCAGTTACCCACCCTCCAAACCTTTTCTTATCCATTTTTATTGCCATTACACCCACTTCTTCAAACTTTTTTCAGGTCTACATGAAGCTTTACCCCAGTCCTTACCCttgatttattcattttaaaagttagTCTGCATATCCAacaggctcagagtggttcataTCAAACATTTCACATGTCATATTATAAAATTACAGTTAAAACATGTTGTGTTCTATTATCCTGCCTGTTGATTGTCCAGTCTGTTTCTTCTCTTAATATACTTGGAACAATATATTTTTCATCTATAAGTTTAATGGTGGGAATATCCTGGAAATGAATGAAGGGAGGCCTGTAGCTTTTATTGGCTATTTTAGCTtgttccagcctcaaccaaaagcctggcataaGAACACCATTTTGCAAACCCTGTGGAACTtaggtagttctgtcagagcccagaGCCCAATTGGTagcttattctaccaggctgTAGCCACAGCCAAAAAGggcctggtcctggttgaggccagacacacttctttcaggccagggaccaccaacaagttggtatttGAAGATCTTAAACTTCCTCTGCGGGTGTAGTGGGTGAGGCGATCCCATAGATACACAGGGACTAAACTGCATATGgtctttaaaggttaaaaccaaaccttaaacttgatttgGAATACAACCAGCAACTGGTGCGGCTACTGGAGAGGAACTTGTACATGGGCCCACCACAGTGCCTAGTGAGGAtgtgagcagctgcattctgtaccagctgtagctGCAGCTTCTTGGTCAAGGCTAAGGGTACACCTGCATAGACCAATTACCGTTACAGGCGCTAGTTGTTTTTCCCGGCAAAGCTGGAAGAATACCTTTCATGCTACATTCATGATTTGCATATCCATTGTAAGGGTGTGATCACTCTGAAATTTCTGATGGAGATATTGGAGAGCTGATGTGTTAGAATGGGCTTGTACCACTTGAGACTGCAAGTGAGGCATTCCTTTTTAATGTTTTCCACTGTAACAGAAAACTAGTACAATCTCATTTGGTCACCTTATCTCGAAAACTACTGCAGACGTGGTGAGGAGGATGACCAAGATGATGAAGGCTAAGAAATTGGGCCTCTTTTTCAGTACATGATAAAGATTTATACAATTATGTGTGGGATGGGAAGAAAGCAgacaaagaaatgtttttttttacctttcccAAAATACAGTGaacctgatgggcagtagattcaggatggactaAAAGAAATACTTCTTGACACAAAAAGTGATTAAAATGGCTACTAACCATGATGACAGAGGGAGTCCTCCACATTCTGAGGTACTAGACCTCTGAATCCCTgcatcaggaggcaacatcatagGGAGATCCCAGCCTctgacctgttgttggccctctagagcagtggttctcaaccttcctaatgccgtgaccctttaatacagttcctcatgttctggtgacccccccccccaaactataaaatgatgcaagtgttctttcacagaagttaaactgaaactgaccaatggcatgatgaTCCATCGTTCATGATCTGTAAcagctcctgcagagcggtaataataaagccctaagagctaagtgggaggagaaaggggcggggcctgtccatgataaaactTGGTGGGGTCAATCAGGAGTTGCGAATTggctcctgattgcccccccaagtgccactcgagggccaagtggccaatggggaggccctgctcctttcctgccgccgAGCTATGCGCCttgcctggggagagggggccaAAGCCTTTGCCAGGCTCTTGTCCCACCTTCCCCCCACGCCGCCGTTCCAGCCCTGCCTGCCGCGACCGTGCCCTCTCAAGCCGGCCTGCATGCCTCCTGTGACTGTGACAACCACAGTAAGACCCGCCGCTTATGGCCTCCCACCTCGTCCCCGCAAGACACCTCGGCTCCGCCACTCCTTCCCCCAAACGCCGCTGCTGCACTGCACCTTCCCCCAAACGCCGCCGCTCCACTGTGCTTCCCCCCAAATGCTTTCCCCCAAACGCCGCTGCCTTCCCCCCAAAATGCcgcaccttccctcccccaaatgtcgccactctgccaccccttcccccaaatgccaCCACGCCTTCCCCCCACAAATGCCACCAATCCGCCGTGCCTTCCCCCCAACACTCGCCAATGCaatccacccacccttcccccgCCCCGCGAAACCATGCACCCACCCCTTTCTACCCCGCGCTCTTCCTTCCCCTTCATACCCCCCTCGCCACTCCCCCCTTCACAacacccctcctttcccccctcccctcccaggccgtctacctacctacctgcttgccttctgtccttcctgcctttctttctcccttctatccatcccttcacccaccccttcttctcctttctcactcccatccctccttccctcttctatcTTCCTTGGCCCCTTTATTCCTCCCTatccactagcgcccactgtattttacctacagtgggcttaatttctagttgtgtatataaattggtttttttctggggtttctcagttcagttctgtctcttgtcccaccatgccgatcttggtcttttctgctgctccagaaagtatcttgatctaccccacgaGGAGCCCGCGGCCACTGAGCTGCACTGCCACCGGGAGGGAGACTGCACCATagtggaggtgctgctggaccagCTGGTGGCTGAGtgcaggcgcctgcaggaggagcggcaacagtggcagcgtcccccaggcaagctgcttgccctgccatgacccttgTGAAAAGATCATTCgattcccaaaggggtcccgacccccaggttgagaacctcttgaggaactagttggccagcatgtgagacaggatgctggattagatagacattggtctgatccagcagggctcttcttatgcagTGTAATGTGAAAGACTAAATTAGATCAGTTCACCCTATCATGTTAATCTTCGTGCAGGGTGTTTGTACAAGGAAGATGGCAATAAAAGGGTGACTGTTCACCTGCAATGGTACAGCTGTTACTTCATTTGGCTATGTGTAGACCAGACGTAAGGTAATAGCTTTCCTACCAGTTATTTTCCTAAAAACCTCCCTGCCATATGTGCATCTattgttttccttctgcaacacaGGTATTGATGGGACAGGCTTCCCTGCTCTATTTCTTTTTATGTCAATAGCACAGCAGTTTAAATTTATGCCTGATGTAAACTCTATATCATTAGTGTTTCTTGGGATCTAGTAGTATAAATATGTTCAAACAATCTCTGAATATACTTGCTATAACTTGTAGCAGCTTTTCCGTGTAAATAGCAAATGATAAAATATCACAGAATTCACAAGGATATAAACCTGAGGATGTAATATGTTTTTATGAAGTCAATGGTGATATAATGTGTACATGTTTTGAAAAACAGACTTGGCAATCcaaaagtactttttaaaaatatagagctATTTGATATTCcaggattctgaagatttttctGAGGCAtatccaaaatggcatttgccgaCTATTTATAAAGGTGCTAGATTTCTTGTGACAAAGAGGGACATTTTATGACCTGTccttttgcttttagatttgCATTGAATTgtggttttaatttcttttatatGTCATTttataatgctttttaaaatttggtagccctgatgagggcagaaaggcagggcataaatatatagtaaataaatgtaaatatgcCAAATCAATGAGTTGTTTAAGGCTTCAAACCTGGAGTCAATTGATTGTTTTTTAGTCTCTCACGTTTCGCCAGTAACTGACTACTACTACAGAAACAGTTATCAGTAAAATGTCAGTGACTAAAACTACTAAACCATGGCCAGACAGCCTGCAAAACCACAACGATTGCCAAATCAACTTTTGATcaaatagtatatatatatatatatatatatatactatatataggTCTAGGATctagcagtgtgacttggtggctaaaaaggcaaatgggattttgggctgtatcaaacggagtatcgtgtccagatcacgaaaAGTGATGGTACgcctttattctgctctggttcagcctcacttggagtactgtgttcagttctgggcaacacagttgaagagggatgtagacaaactggagcgtgttcaggggagggcaacaaagatggtgaggggtttggagaccaagatatatgaggcatagttgggggagcttggtgtgtttagcctggagaggagatgactctgataaccatctttaagtattcaaaaggctgccatatagaggatggagcagagttgttctctcttaccccacgGAGACAGACcggaatgaatgggatgaaattaattcaaaaggaattcagtctaaacatctggaagaagtttctgacagtgagagtggtttctcagtggaacaggcttcctcgggaggtggtgggttctccatctttggaaatttttaaacagggtctagatagccatctgacggagaggctgattctgtgaaggctcaagggggtggcaggttacagtggatgagcagcagggttgtgagtgtcctgcatagtgcagggggttggactagatgacccaggaggtcccttccaactctatgattctatgactctaggtGCTTAAATAACAGTGTTTAGCTGTTAAAATTTAGAACACTTATAAGTTGTACACAAACATATGTAATCCTTATTCTGAAACCCATGTCAAATTATTGTTTGTGGGAATCTTTCCAGTAgctaattttttttccttcttatttCAGATTAGAAGATGAATAATCTTTCATTTAGTGAACTCTGCTGTCTATTCTGCTGTCCACCATGTCCAGGAAAAATTGCTTCCAAACTGGCATTTTTACCCCCTGACCCCACATATACACTGATGTGTGATGAAAGTGGGAGTCGTTGGACTCTACATCTTTCTGATCGTGCAGACTGGCAATACTCTTCTAGAGAAAAAGATGCCATTGAATGTTTCATGACTAGAACCAGCAAAGGTAACAGGATTGCCTGTATGTTTGTGCGTTGTTCTCCTAACGCCaagtataccttgcttttctcacaTGGAAATGCTGTTGACTTAGGTCAGATGAGCAGCTTTTACATAGGACTTGGTTCACGGATTAATTGCAACATATTTTCATATGACTATTCTGGATACGGAGCAAGTTCTGGAAAACCAACAGAGAAGAATTTGTATGCTGACATCGATGCTGCTTGGGTAGCTCTTAGGACAAGGTAAATAACGACAACTTCTTATAGAATATTTACACTAAatttggaaagttttttttttccttagaaagGCAGAGAAAAGAAATTAATTCAATTTAGTATGATAAGCAAAATCTGTAACTTCTTCTTATGTCAATAGTTATCAAAGTGAATGGCTAAATTCAGGCTGCCTCTCAACCACATTGTTCCCAAGAGCTGTTAGGTGGTTCCTCTGAATTGCACCTGTAGTCTTCCTCTAGCTCCCAGTCACCTCAGAACTCAgaaacttttattggcataatatcTCCCAGCAACCTCTGTTGTTCCCCCTGTGCTTCTCCACCTTCCCTGCTTCAGTCCTTAATCCCTCCATCATCAACCTGTGCTCTTGACTGTTCGCTCCTCcacttctttccttcttcctttccctctgctCTGTCTCCACCTCTATCATCACCCACTCTTGCCTCTCACTCCAACTGGCCTTATAGATTCTCCCCTGGTAGTGGCTTCTGTCTCACTAGCTTGCTTATTCCTGTTACAGCCTCTGCTCACTTCCATTCCTAagcctttcttttcccttttttatcTATCCCCACAgtccagctcctcccccttccttctctcaAGGTTATTTCTGCCCCACCACTGGCTTGGCCTTTCCACTGCTCTGTTCTGGCATCCTGACAGGCTACTGCCAATGCATGGCTCTAGGTGCTTCTCCCAGCTCCCCCCCTGATAGCCAGGCTTCTGTCCCCTTGTAAGTTTTGTCAGGCCGACAAGGAATTTCCTCTGCGGCCCAGGATATGGCCGTCCTCCGTGTTGGCATCTCAGCTACTCTGGCTGAGTTTGCCACAGGGTCCCAGAGCAGGCAGCGGGCAGCTCCTTCACCTTTTCATTGGGAAGGTGAGGGGGCCTGGGAGTTGTCCTGGCAGGCAGTGGGGTAGTAGCTAAGTGTGGCCTCCTGTCTGGGAGGGCCATGGACCTCGGGAGGCCCAGACAGTTTTGTTAAGGTTTGTGGATCTTTTTGTATTAAAAAGTGGATCAGAAACTGGACTTGGGGAGATGGGAATATATTATAGAAGCATAACAGAATTATTGCTGTAATACATGTATGAATAGTAGATGAATGGGATTAGCAAAATAGAGGCAAGTCCAATTATATTATGTGTTTTCCCCCTCTATTTTTCTTGCATTACTAAGGGGAACCTGCAGCTGAGAATGAAATACAAGCAAATAGAATAAGCTGAGTTTTAAAAGTTCTCAAGGATAGTGTAAAATGTGTTGGAAATCTAGAATACTACAGACATGACCAAAGAGCTGTAGCATTGACAAAAGCTATTAGTATAGCTCAAAAGTTACAagactttggaggggggagcccTGTTATTATCTTGCTT from Paroedura picta isolate Pp20150507F chromosome 7, Ppicta_v3.0, whole genome shotgun sequence includes these protein-coding regions:
- the ABHD17B gene encoding alpha/beta hydrolase domain-containing protein 17B, with protein sequence MNNLSFSELCCLFCCPPCPGKIASKLAFLPPDPTYTLMCDESGSRWTLHLSDRADWQYSSREKDAIECFMTRTSKGNRIACMFVRCSPNAKYTLLFSHGNAVDLGQMSSFYIGLGSRINCNIFSYDYSGYGASSGKPTEKNLYADIDAAWVALRTRYGIRPENVIIYGQSIGTVPSVDLAARYESAAVILHSPLTSGMRVAFPDTKKTYCFDAFPNIDKISKITSPVLIIHGTEDEVIDFSHGLALFERCQRPVEPLWVEGAGHNDVELYGQYLERLKQFVSQELVNL